In Oryza sativa Japonica Group chromosome 3, ASM3414082v1, one DNA window encodes the following:
- the LOC4334695 gene encoding translocase of chloroplast 101, chloroplastic, with the protein MALLPIRARLSALDDDDDDAATVSSSRSSSAATSPSRSPSPLVPRASVLGAPRVAAQLSSTEDDNGGGEDEVFDESTDYGDDEAAGEVLDELSNGFFRIARVPPPSEDSSPISGGEPVVSVSSPTESGYFGAAEGSLKEEGFVGARNFADVFDAGSRVGFEDANGVTAGAKNTGVESSLEGSFQSSGSVVGVFDDTDVTTIGDLVSASDGSPLNVDKQGDQDSGAEVVNDEPVDAEVVNGIEPEPLVGESVDAEVVNGVVPEPLVGESGGSDGGGMHVEDELEMEGGKSDNGIAELPPVVSALEKQDTDLELRNDDSGAKDGADNHEDATNFVDSSTGYVATGDGASELLEVPANVDDLHFVTDDGHNDDAEETDGGYEASDGYVSMPTFGNNNAVEIPVNESEHNVPASKGRRFGLGDSDDEFHDDDVEEEEGEVNGKEIEFFDYAALAELLRAATPGQGMAKVFPIESSVPLQVPPTTVSVPRKNVASSPVLEVAPNPDNEMTEEERKLYRKVDVARIKYLRLIHRLGYDTEHHIAIQVLYRLSLVEGFRRIKVANHSSELESAWKKALQLEAEGTEDLEFSCNVLVLGKTGVGKSATINSIFGEDKSKTSAFLPATTAVKEISGVVGGVKFRVVDTPGLGTTHMDEKSNRKVLNSVKKYIKRCPPDVVLYVDRIDTQRQDANNLSLLQCITSVLGSSIWSKTIITLTHSAAAPPEGPSGIPLNYEMFVTQRTHAIQQSIRQATNDPRFENTSALVENHHLCRRNTEGEKVLPNGLIWRRLLLLLCYSVKTVETNSLSARVASPANLFSLRFRMPPLPHFLSSLLQSREHPRCAADQDVGDIDPDELINEDEEDDYDQLPPFKPLSKSQVAKLSKEQQKLYFDEYDYRTKLLEKKQLKEQLRRLKEMKIEGNNHDVLGDNDNPDDEYETERSVMPDWALPSSFDSDDPAYRYRCLDPKPNFLVRAITNPDGWDHDCGFDGVSLQYSLDAANAFPASLWVQVNKDKRESTIHLVSSISAKHRENVSSLAGFDIQTIMDQLAYTLRGESKFKNSKKNTTTGGLSMTFLGDTMVTGAKFEDKLSVGDRLTLLANTGAVSIRGDTAYGVNMEATLREKDYLMGQDLAILGASLVRWHKEWSMAAKLDSQFSMGRASNVAVHVDLTNKLTGRVSIKANTSEQLKIALLGVCSMTMYLWNRMHPFIDRNY; encoded by the coding sequence ATGGCGCTGCTCCCCATCCGCGCGCGGCTCTCCGcgctggacgacgacgacgacgacgccgccaccgtctcctcctcgcgctcctcctccgccgccacgtcgccgtcccgctcgccctcgccgctcGTCCCGCGCGCCTCGGTCCTCGGGGCACCGCGCGTCGCGGCGCAGCTCTCGTCCACCGAggacgacaacggcggcggcgaggatgaggTGTTCGACGAATCCACGGACTACggggacgacgaggcggcgggggaggtgCTGGATGAGTTGTCGAACGGCTTCTTCCGCATCGCCagggtgccgccgccgagcgAAGACTCGAGCCCGATCTCcggcggcgagccggtggtgagtGTCTCCTCTCCGACCGAGAGTGGGTActtcggcgcggcggagggttCTCTGAAAGAGGAGGGCTTCGTGGGCGCCAGGAACTTCGCCGACGTGTTCGACGCTGGCTCCAGGGTCGGGTTTGAGGATGCTAATGGTGTCACTGCGGGTGCCAAGAATACAGGCGTCGAGAGCTCGTTGGAGGGGAGCTTCCAGAGCTCAGGGAGCGTCGTCGGCGTGTTCGATGACACTGACGTCACCACAATAGGTGATTTGGTGAGTGCTTCAGATGGTTCTCCGCTGAATGTTGATAAGCAGGGGGATCAGGATTCTGGTGCTGAGGTTGTCAATGACGAGCCTGTTGATGCTGAGGTTGTCAATGGTATAGAGCCTGAGCCTTTGGTAGGCGAGTCTGTTGATGCTGAGGTTGTCAATGGTGTCGTGCCTGAGCCTTTGGTAGGCGAATCTGGGGGCTCCGACGGTGGTGGTATGCATGTTGAGGATGAATTGGAGATGGAGGGTGGAAAGTCTGACAATGGGATTGCTGAATTGCCTCCAGTGGTGAGTGCTCTAGAGAAACAAGATACTGATCTCGAGCTTCGCAATGATGATTCTGGTGCAAAAGATGGCGCGGACAATCATGAGGATGCAACGAATTTTGTTGATTCCAGTACTGGATATGTTGCCACAGGAGATGGCGCATCTGAGCTTTTAGAGGTTCCTGCCAATGTTGACGACTTGCATTTTGTCACCGATGACGGTCATAATGATGACGCTGAGGAAACTGATGGTGGTTATGAAGCTTCTGATGGTTATGTGTCAATGCCAACCTTTGGAAACAACAATGCTGTTGAAATTCCTGTAAATGAATCAGAGCACAATGTACCTGCTTCCAAGGGCAGGCGCTTTGGTCTGGGTGATTCAGATGATGAGTTTCATGATGATgatgtggaggaggaagagggtgaGGTGAACGGAAAGGAAATAGAGTTTTTCGACTATGCAGCTTTAGCTGAGCTTCTAAGAGCTGCCACACCTGGACAAGGCATGGCCAAGGTTTTCCCAATTGAATCATCTGTGCCCCTGCAAGTCCCTCCTACTACGGTCAGTGTTCCTAGGAAAAATGTGGCTTCTAGCCCTGTGTTGGAAGTGGCTCCTAACCCTGATAATGAGATGACTGAAGAGGAGAGGAAGTTGTACAGAAAGGTGGACGTGGCACGAATCAAGTATTTGCGTCTTATTCATAGACTGGGGTATGACACTGAACATCATATAGCTATACAAGTGTTGTATCGGCTTAGTCTTGTTGAAGGATTCAGGCGCATAAAGGTGGCAAATCATTCCTCTGAGCTTGAGAGTGCCTGGAAGAAGGCTTTGCAACTTGAAGCAGAGGGAACAGAGGACTTGGAATTCTCATGCAATGTATTGGTCCTTGGGAAGACAGGTGTGGGGAAGAGTGCAACAATAAACTCCATATTTGGGGAGGACAAATCCAAAACGAGTGCTTTTCTTCCTGCAACAACTGCAGTGAAGGAGATTTCTGGGGTTGTTGGTGGTGTTAAGTTTCGTGTTGTCGACACCCCGGGACTTGGGACTACTCACATGGATGAAAAATCAAACAGGAAAGTGCTTAACTCAGTTAAGAAGTATATCAAGAGATGCCCTCCTGATGTTGTTTTATATGTTGATCGGATTGATACCCAGCGTCAGGATGCAAACAACTTATCCTTACTGCAATGTATTACCAGTGTGCTAGGCTCGTCAATATGGTCCAAAACCATTATTACTCTCACCCACTCAGCAGCAGCTCCACCTGAAGGGCCTAGTGGCATCCCGTTGAATTATGAGATGTTTGTCACTCAGCGGACTCATGCAATTCAGCAAAGTATCCGGCAGGCAACTAATGATCCTCGGTTTGAGAACACATCAGCTCTTGTGGAGAATCATCACCTCTGTCGGAGGAACACAGAGGGTGAAAAGGTGCTTCCTAATGGCCTTATTTGGAggcgcctgctcctcctcctgtgCTACTCAGTGAAGACAGTTGAGACTAACAGCCTGTCAGCCCGGGTTGCTTCTCCCGCAAACCTCTTTAGCCTGCGTTTTCGGATGCCTCCACTTCCTCACTTCTTGTCATCATTGTTGCAATCTAGAGAGCACCCAAGGTGTGCTGCTGACCAAGATGTTGGAGATATTGATCCTGATGAGTTGATAAatgaggatgaagaagatgaCTACGATCAACTTCCACCCTTTAAGCCATTAAGTAAATCACAGGTTGCGAAACTCTCCAAGGAGCAACAGAAATTGTACTTTGATGAGTATGACTACCGAACCAAGCTTCTTGAGAAGAAACAGTTGAAGGAACAGCTCCGAAGACTAAAGGAAATGAAGATAGAGGGAAATAACCATGATGTACTTGGGGACAATGATAATCCTGATGATGAATATGAGACAGAAAGATCTGTCATGCCAGATTGGGCCTTGCCATCTTCGTTTGACTCTGATGATCCAGCATACCGTTATCGGTGCCTTGACCCTAAGCCAAACTTTCTGGTGCGTGCTATTACCAACCCTGATGGATGGGATCATGATTGTGGGTTTGATGGTGTGAGCCTTCAATATAGCCTTGATGCTGCCAATGCGTTTCCAGCTTCTCTGTGGGTCCAAGTTAACAAGGACAAGAGAGAATCCACCATTCATTTGGTGTCCTCAATATCAGCTAAGCATAGGGAAAATGTTTCAAGCCTTGCAGGCTTCGACATCCAAACCATAATGGACCAGCTTGCTTACACTCTTAGAGGGGAGAGCAAATTCAAGAACTCCAAGAAAAACACAACTACCGGAGGTTTGTCCATGACTTTCTTGGGAGATACTATGGTGACCGGAGCGAAGTTTGAAGACAAGCTATCAGTAGGTGATAGATTAACATTGTTAGCAAACACTGGTGCTGTGTCCATTAGAGGTGATACTGCATATGGAGTGAATATGGAGGCAACTCTGCGAGAGAAAGACTATCTGATGGGTCAAGACCTTGCAATTTTGGGAGCATCCCTGGTTAGATGGCATAAAGAATGGAGCATGGCTGCAAAGTTGGATTCCCAGTTCTCTATGGGAAGAGCTTCAAACGTGGCTGTTCATGTTGATTTGACCAACAAATTAACTGGACGGGTCAGCATAAAGGCTAATACATCAGAGCAGTTGAAGATTGCCCTATTAGGTGTCTGTTCAATGACAATGTATTTATGGAACAGGATGCATCCTTTTATTGATCGTAATTATTAA